The window GATATAGCGTTAAGAAGCAAAAGAGATATGAACGCTGCACGTTCTAGCGTTTTGAATTGCAAAGTGATATTTGGAACTATTTTCTCCTTCAGTGATATTTGGAGCCTTATCCCTGAAAAATATGCTATATTGGGTCAACACCCCCAAGCCcaaaaaagaatataattaaaaattaaaatataaatcactattCATTTTGACATTTATAATTTCGGTATTCACTCTAGTAATATTTGTAACTGCGGAATGATATATGTGATGTTACATCTGCAGATTTTCTTGTTGATGTACTGGACTATTCAATGACAAAGCTGTAAACATTGAACAATCATGTAATGGTTACCAAGTACAGAACTCCCAATCCACTGAAAGTTTAAGAGTTATTCTGCGAAACATAATTGGGTACACGAGAAACAACAGCTTTCCTCATGGTGGTTTTATTCTGGCTGTGAGAGATTTTCAATTAGCAAGAAcagtttttaaaacaaaaaaaataaatggatTTGGGTGTTCATGTACACTAGTTGAAAGTCTGTTCACGCATATTTACCTATGAATGTTATTTTCAATTAGCAAGAAcagtttttaaaacaaaaaaaataaatggatTTGGGTGTTCATGTACACTAGTTGAAAGTCTGTTCACGCATATTTACCTATGAATGTTATTTGTATCTCTGGCTCCTTTATAATTACATCACCTTGTTTAggataatattcaaattatactAATCGGAGTCTATATGTGGCAATATTGCCACAATCCTGCAGGGATAAACAGTTCTTAACTTGGGGCATTCggtgataattatttgaattactATTACAAGGTAACTttgtaaataaacttgatatacTGGATTCCAGGTATCTAGACCATATCCTGGACTGGCGGAAACTTTAGTGCAGCCAACTGAGGCTCTTGAATCAGTCTTCTGTAATACCCAGAAGCTGCAACtcgacaacttagctaaaagttaCTGAGGACAGATCCTGTAAGATAGCATTCAGTAAAACTTTACTTTAATAATAGAGGTAGTATCTAAATTTCCGGAGACCGATCACTTTTCGGATTATGGAATCTATATTATTGGTAAATGGTAATGCAGAGGATCACTGTTAAAGTCAAATTCtcgaaggaaaaaaaaaaaggacaacGGGCATTAGTTCTGTTGGTTGCTCAAGTTTTCCCTTCCTACTTTGAACTGCTACTCTAATTTTCACCATTTGTACATTAATGAATAGCACTTGGTACAATGTGAATTACATATACCGGCAGCCCTAACAATAATATGAAACAACAAAACTTTACACATTAATTCCATCATTGTTTCTACAGACATGTTATAGTCTATaagaatttataattaaatcagCTAACACTCTTTTTGATAACATCATATTTACACCTGAGGTGACGGACAAAATACTGCCAAAGATTGCACTCTGCAGGCAGTTGCGTATTGAGGCACAAAGGCAAGCACAAATAGCTGTAGCATAATTATAGCTATGATAGTTGATAACAGAGGAAACTGCTGGTAAATTATTGTGTTCGTCGCATCATTAAGCAGGCTCACGAGGGCGGGTAGCCCATAAAGAACTCAGGGATCGAAGACGTTGGAAGTATTCTCCCAAGGCAAGCAAGCCCCGAGCTGCTTGGCGGGTAGTTAGAGTACGATACATCTGTTGCAGAGTTTCCTGTCGAATGTGATCTGCCTGTTTTAACCCAATAAGGAAAAACCCATTCAGTcaatgttttattctcattcaGTATCTTAAGCTAGCTACTTTTTCCCACTTAATTGAGATAGATACAGCATgcaattaaaataaacattttGTTTGAGAAAAGAATAAGTCTATACAACCAAACTGAATGTAGACTCTAAAAAGTTTGTGACATAACGACAGACTGTTTCTTTCAAATATCTCTGAAACTTTTATTGAAATCCAAAAAGTGGATACAAATGTACTAGATTCAGATACAAACCATGGTTTAGGGACCAAGTTTTGGGTAGGCTGAACATGTACTCCGAGTTTCTGATAAACAGATTATGTTTACTATAGCTTATCTAAACTGTGTGGAGTTTATTAGCTTTTTCTACAGCTATTAAAAACTTTACAGGAACTCAAGCTACCAGATGTAACTTATTGAGTTTAAAGTGCCCATATAAATTAAGATGTTAAAAGATCTTTTAGGTcttaattaaacaattaagttgGTCTAAAACTAAACAGAGAGATTCAAAGCTGTGCTTTGCTATCAGGATTTTCGGGTAATTCTGCTCCTAGTAATTGTTTATACAGGGTTTGACTTGCTATTATGACCAGCCTTTTGGGAGACAAATACAAAGAAACTGCTATCTCAACATAAAATTGCTAGATGAAGCAAGTTTGTGGGAAGGCTCCATTCATTTAAGTGTCCTAAACAAACATTCTTTTATGGACAGTGCTCGAATAGTAATAGACGATTACCGGGTATTAGTgtctaatttgattattatatgtttCATTTCTTGACCCTTTGAAGATATCTTGCAAGTGTAAGGTGCTGAACTATCAACTTTACCCCTGCTCATCTTATGCTCATAGGGTTAATAACTTGGAGGAAGGTATGAGTGGAAGCAAGtaccatattaaaatataggAGAATAAAAATGTGTAATGCTGTAAAACTACTGTACAGTAATACTATTGGGACCGGAAAAAATATCACTATAAGGAGTTTATTCTTATAGAGGTTATCTTTACACAGAGTATATAAGTTGGGACCATAAATTTTCATTGTTACAAGGAggtttttcttatattttttttgaaactaaggAGTAAGGAGGTTAATTCTTATACAGAGCATTCCTAAGGTTCTTATATTCTTgccaccatcatcatcatcataaaAAGGAAGATTCAAGGACTATAATCTTTATGATAGCAAGaggttaaaattatgattttaggACTAAACCTAAAATTCAGAATCTATCTCCGTGACATCAAGCCTTTGCAAAACACTATGTAGGGTCTTTTCCGTGATTGTACCTCATTGTGATCCATGTTTACACACATTTTCAGTATTATTTCTCTGAACATGATATATTTTACTATATATGACTATTTCTTATATTCTTTTtactataattttctaatatttgtaCGTAAAGTAAGCTTTTATACAGTACCTTAAAATTAGCGTCAAAGTTGATGGAAGTCATCACatagatatatatatgcaaTGGAATAAATGATTGGCTGGTAGgtaaattaatttatgttaTCAAACCTATCGAAATTGGAGGTAAACCAAGTTCAGAAATGGTAATCGCAACTTTAAGTCAAACTGACACCCAAATTACTTCTGCAAGAATAATTGACTGTTTACTAGGGAAATTTTTAATGCGGCTTATGAAGATATATATAGTCTAATAATCACCTGATTACGATTATGATTATATGGCATTTTCCCATAAACATCCCAGTCTCTATATAAAAACTTTGGCAGGACAATGAAAGAAGTCACTCGAAAAGAAAAGTTACTTGAAGTGTAAGCattcaataaataaaaaattcaaggtAAGCAAAATTGTAACCGAGTGTAATCACAGATGCAaaacaatttatataattacCTGATCTATAAAGCTCACAAGAGGTTCCAGCTTCTCCATTGCATTAGCAACCTGAGGGATGTAACTACCTCCACCCAGTAGACCAGAAGCCACTGCATCAACTAATAACTGCTGGAGCTTATCCATTCCTTTTGAAATGGCATCTTCTGCTTGTTGGCATGACTGTATAAGGTTATAGACTTCAGAACATTGTTGCTCCAATAGGTCAAGGTGTGGCAAAAGAACCTGTGACAGCAAATTTATCTTTCAATTAGATGTACGACAAAGTTAGCAAGTGGTGTATTCTGTAAAGTGTAAACAATTCATCACTGCGATGATAAAACATCAATTTTTGGGGTCAGAATGTCAATGTTTCCGTTCAATCaaattgtataaaaaaaaaagtctggTAGCAAGTACCATAATAATGCTGACCAAAAGAGTTCAAGTGGATCCCTGATAAAGCCTAATGGCAAGCTGTTAATCAACTCTGCTCACTGCTAATGTGTATGATCAGATGACTGAACAACTTACTAGCATAGCTAATATATGTGCCCAGGTACTTGTACAAATATGTCTTATATTACAATGatatgttttaattaagttcTCAACCTCATTTCTAGATACCACATGTTTTTCTTCGATGAAGTTCTGACAATATACATCACCTTCAGAAGCTCTGAGGGGCGGAAACCTCCAATCCATAGCAAAAACCGCTCAGCTGAAGTTTTCCACATTCCAGACATGAGATAGAAGACATCAGCTTTTGCAGCATTTGCTTTCATCCGGAAGAGGTCAGAATAATGAGCCATCCCATCATTGACAAGAATTCTCAGCTCTCCATCGGGTAAATCAGAACTTATAGCATTTCTTAGCTCACAAATTTGCCTGTCTTGTTTTTCCACCCAGTTCCTATACTCCAAGACAAATAAAGCAATTCCTGCAGAAAGTTGTTGCTTGGTAaatttttcaacttaaaaaaaaaatgataagcaATTCCTGCAAAAAGTTGTTGCTTGGTAaattttcaacaatataaaGAAAAAATGATATGGACAGAGGGCAACGGTGAGAGGGAACAAACCTCAAATATCAACTACAGTTTTTTCAGGTAGACATAGACCAATCATATGAGCGCAATACAGTCGGTTTTCACTAAATTGTTCTTATTAAAAATCATACTCGATAAACTATGTGGGTTTTATAGCACATGTGCTTTAAAAATCATTCTCATATCCCAAAACTGAATTCATTCAGcctttgaaaatatttttgtgaCTGCAAAAGTTTACGGAAAGCCTAAAATAGCAAATCAAAGTACATTGGAAAAACAAACTTGGCAAAAGACTAGTTGCAACATGTGTACATGAAAGATTTCCCTAGACTGGTCCTGCAGGGCAATCTGGTGGCAAAGGAGACATTTAACCTCATAGAAATGTCTGGGATTAAAAAAGTGGAgcttaatatatataagtatttgGGCAAAAACAAATGCAAGGACAGAAAGCCAAGGGCAAAACACTGGAAAGCCATTTACAATCACTGGCCTCATGGTTCAAGGTGCACAGAAAAGATGTTCCACACTAGTATTACAACATAAATTGGTCTGTCAAGCACAAATGACCATGTCCTTTTGCAAGATCCAATAGGTGTACATATTAACATGCACATCGTATACacccaaaatttaaaaaaagttaaaaatctaGAGTTCTGCTGCCACATGTATGATGATGCATGCGTTTTGGATACTGTAGTATGCCTATGCACAAATAGATTAATTTATCACTGATCCCTGAAACATATATGCAGCATATAGAACTTCAAATTTTAGAGTTGGTTCTTAAATGTGTATTATTAACAGGTATTACAAGAAAGATAAGGAATGCTCCAACCAGAGAAATCTTATAGTTCTGATAAGCAAGTTCATAGGCTTCGTAGAAATTTCGGGTGTTCGCATGGAAGTAAGTATAACACACATCCACCTACCAACCTGAGTTCATTGCTCCAGAGCACCCTGGATGACCAGAATCTATTACTCCGCTTATATTCGTCCCCTGTAACAC of the Daucus carota subsp. sativus chromosome 4, DH1 v3.0, whole genome shotgun sequence genome contains:
- the LOC108217776 gene encoding transcription factor TGA1; this translates as MNSSPTHYISARDMGVYEPINQLSMFAEFDDNGWPNTSPTLLVDVDTKLDNQSGYTSHETAGDSSKYDETNKRVDKVLRRLAQNREAARKSRLRKKAYVQQLESSRLKLIQLEQELDQSRHQGTNISGVIDSGHPGCSGAMNSGIALFVLEYRNWVEKQDRQICELRNAISSDLPDGELRILVNDGMAHYSDLFRMKANAAKADVFYLMSGMWKTSAERFLLWIGGFRPSELLKVLLPHLDLLEQQCSEVYNLIQSCQQAEDAISKGMDKLQQLLVDAVASGLLGGGSYIPQVANAMEKLEPLVSFIDQADHIRQETLQQMYRTLTTRQAARGLLALGEYFQRLRSLSSLWATRPREPA